The Cucumis melo cultivar AY chromosome 6, USDA_Cmelo_AY_1.0, whole genome shotgun sequence genome includes a region encoding these proteins:
- the LOC127149696 gene encoding protein ALP1-like produces the protein MDRRCFAILCHLLRTIPGLTSTEVVDVEEMVAMFLHILAHDVKNRVIQREFMRSGYYYLVDAGYPNAEGFLAPYRGQRYHLQEWRGPENAPSTSKEFFNMKHSSARNVIERAFGVLKGRWAILRGKSYYPVEVQCRTILACCLLHNLINREMTNFDIEDNIDKHDKFIETT, from the exons ATGGACCGAAGATGTTTCGCCATTCTGTGTCACCTACTGAGGACCATTCCTGGACTAACGTCGACGGAAGTCgtcgatgttgaggagatggtagcaatgttcctccACATTCTTGCGCACGATGTAAAAAATCGTGTCATTCAACGAGAGTTCATGCGGTCGG GCTATTACTACTTGGTTGATGCCGGGTACCCAAATGCGGAGGGTTTCCTGGCACCATACAGAGGCCAACGCTATCACTTACAAGAATGGCGtggccctgaaaatgcaccttcaacgtcgaaagagttcttcaatatgaaacATTCTTCTGCTCGTAATGTAATCGAAAGAGCATTCGGTGTCTTGAAGGGTCGATGGGCGATACTGCGGGGAAAGTCATACTATCCTGTAGAAGTTCAATGTCGCACAATACTCGCATGTTGTCTCCTCCACAACCTTATCAATAGGGAGATGACGAACTTTGATATAGAAGACAACATAGATAAG CATGACAAGTTCATCGAGACTACCTAA